The genomic region aaaacagATACAGAAGAGCTGGATTAGCATGcaatattgcaaaataaatcagaacTTGGCTGAACTGTTGCTTTTACAGGGAACAGTTGAACTGAAGGGAAGCTAGTAGTGGGGATCTTCCGTATTTTAGAACTGGTCTTTAAAGCACTTTGTGACCTTACACAAAAAGCCAGGATGGGTTAATGGTACGGTTGCAAGGTGTGACACTTCAAACCGGGACCAGATGATCACACAGGAAAACGCTAATGACATCGGTGGCCAGAATAACAGAAACAAGATATAATAAAAGGTTGATTTACATATTGTAGCAGGGACTTATGAGAGGTGAGCACCTGGACACCAAAGGTAGGCTCCTTACGGTTTGGCTATGAACCACCAGTATGACGTAACTGTGGAAGCAAACCCAACAAAAGAGGATCTAGCAGGAAACACAGTGGAAGCAGACACAGCGAAAAACCCGATCTATGATGCGATACCAGCAGTGCCTCATCGGCACGCCTGCATGTGCAGTTCTGCTCACTTGTCTGTGAGAAGGATTGATCCAAACTGCAAATCGTCCAGAGCCGGGCTGTGAGAATGACCATGGGAAACACGAGAAGTAACTCGGAATTTTGGTTACCTTCATGACCACAGAACCCTGACTAGAAATCGGCCGTAAATCAGTTCAGGCTGGAAAACACGACGGTTTTAATGATTAGAGGAGTGAGTTTCTGAAGTAACTTCCCATTGTGTTGGGGCAACTGCCGTTCGACGGGAGGAATGCCTCCCTCGTCAGGCTCCAAGGGCAGCCACGGCCTGAGGAGAGCGCGCGTCCCCTCAGGAGCGTGACGGGACGCCCGCTCTCCTCAGGCCGGGGCTGCGCGCCCAACGGCCGACGCCGGCCCGCGCGCGGCCGGGAAGGACCAagccgggcggggcgggggaggagtggggggtGTTAGCGGGCGTTGGCACATTCCAAAAGGGCCACCGCAACGCTCCGCtcgcccctccccgccccgccaaGCTCCGTCCGAGCGTGACGTCACCACGCCGCGGCGTCGGAGAGGGGGGCGTGGCCGCTGCCTCTTCCCAGGGTGCAGCGCAGAAGTTGAGCCCCATCTTGGGCGAGGGGAGCCGCAGTCGGAGCCCGCGCTCCCGGGGCCGGCGCAGCGCAGCGGGGCCGCCCGCTCCCGCCCAGCGAAAGGGCcgcctctcctcctcttcctcgccgccgcagccgccgcgccggccccccgccccgggagggggtggggggtgcgTGTTGCCCGTGGGGCTCGCCCGCGGGCTGGTTCCGAGCAGGATGCGCCTGGCGCTGGTCTCCAGGTAGAGCGCGGAGacagggccggggggggggggggggggggtcgggaaGCGGCGGGAGAGACGGGGCCGCCTGGGCCtcgcccggccgccgcggggccccTCGcgtgggccgggccgggccgcgggccCGCTTCTGCGGCCGCCGAGCCCGCCCGGGGCCCGCGCCGCACCGAGGCCGGCAGGAAGCCGCGGGGCGCTCGGCCGGTCCCGCCGCGCTCGGagcgggggctgcggcggggaggaggaggaggaggcggcccGCGTCCCGGCCGCGGGAGGAGGGCTGCGGacggggaggaagaggaggagccccgccgccccccgcgcaGCCCGTTGCCCGCCAGCGGGAGCGCcgcggcccgcccgcccgccgcagGAAGCAGCCGGAGGATGTGCGGTAGCGCCGGGGGCCCGGCCGGCACGCCGTGACAGCCCGCCCCGGCACCGCGCTCGCCTCGCCCCGGCTGGCGGAGCCCCTCCCCGCGGAGGCAACATGTCCAAGATGCCGGCCAAGAAGAAGAGCTGCTTCCAGATCACCAGCGTGACCACGGCTCAGGTGGCCAGCAGCATCACCGAGGACACCGAGAGCCTGGACGACCCAGATGAGTCCCGCACCGAGGACGTGTCTTCTGAAATCTTTGATGTTTCCCGAGCCACCGACTATGGCCCCGAGGACGTCTGCGAGCGGAGCTCCTCCGAGGAGACTCTCAACAACGTGGGCGAGGCCGAAACTCCTGGCAGCGTCTCTCCCAACCTCCTTTTGGACGGGCAgctggctgtggctgctggTGGGGTAGCTGCGGTTCTGCCAGCTGTGGCCCCTAATGGGGGGGCCGTGCCCAAGAGCTCCGCTGTgcccctgccagctgctgcccctGGCACTGCCGTGGCAGGAGGTAGCAGTGCTCAGACCCCCTTGCCCTCCACAGGGCCTGCTGCATCTGTCGCTCCTGGGACGATGTCTCAGACAGTGGCTGCTGCGTGCAGCTCGCGCTTCAGGGTGATCAAGCTGGATCATGGTACAGGGGAGCCCTACAGGCGAGGACGATGGACGTGTATGGAGTATTATGACCGGGACTCGGATGGTGGTGGTGTCCTGGGCAGGACTGGAGATTGCATTAGGCACAGCAGCACCTTCGAGCAGGCTGCTCAAGAGAGGGACAGTGGCCTTGGTGCTACAGGAGGTTCTGTCGTGGTCTCGGCTGTGCCAGCATCGGCCCATGGCCCCGATTCTATAGCTGACAGTTCCCTGACTGCTGTGTCACAGCTGTTCCAGACAGAGAAAATGAACCAGTCCTCTCTACAGCAACCTAATTTTGTCATTGGGCAACAACAGCAGCCGCAGCAACCCATAGGTGGGGCCATGCCTCAAAGTACTGCTCAGCCTATGTTTTCTGGGGCTTCAGTAGCAAATCAGCAAATGATGGTGCCACAGCAATCGCAGCCACAGGTAAATACGCAGGGTGTTGCACAGGCTGGACCCAACGGGAAAGGCATGGCACCTCCAAATGTGACAATAGGGCAGCCAAGCATTCCTGTGGCACAGCAGCAGGTGCAGCAGGCAAACATACCAGTGACTCAGCCTCAACAATTTGCTTATTCTCAGTCCCAGATTCCACCAGTGCATCTACTGCCGACGCAACCTTCTGGTCAGACCGAATACATGCAGCACATGACAATTATGCAGTCTCAAGGAGCTATTCAACAGGCTACGGGCTCTGTTCCAAGTACTGTGGCTTCCAGCCTTCCCGTGGGCCAGGTGACTGGCCAAAATCCCTCACCTGTGGGAGCGCCAGTGATGGGGGTGTCAGCGCAGCCTGGTGAAGCAGTCGGACAGGGATCAGGATTAATGCAGAGTGGCCAGACACAAGCTAGTCAGACTGCCGTTCCGCAACCAGGAGGTGTGGTGCAGCAAGGCATTGGACATACAGGGGTTGTGCAACAGAAATCTGTGACTCAGCATCAAATGGGTGGAAGCAGTCAAGTGTCCGGAATGCCTGGTGCTCCCCATGCTGTGGTCTCTGGAGTTCAGAACGTGCCTGCGGTTGTGCCCGGTACAAGTGTGCCTAGTGTGTCTACCACCACTTCTGTTACTATGCCAAATGTCCCTGTTACGTTAGTCCAGTCCCAGCTGACTAGCCACACTTCTGTCAGCAGAAGTACCGGCGTTGTCCAGCCACAGCATGTCGGACACTCGTTAATGCAAGGCTCGCCTAATGTACCTGCGAATCTGCCACAGTCAAACCTCGGACAGTTTCAGACTCAAGCTCAATCCTTAGTAGGCCAGATTGATGATACGAGAAGAAAATCGGAACCCCTACCTCAGCCACCACTTTCTCTTATAGCTGAAAATAAACCTCTTGTGAAGCCTCCCATTCCAGACAGTCTAGCAAATCCTCTTCAGTTACCTGCGAGTACTCCTATGAACAGTCTTGCCAGCTCTGTGTTTGGCATATCTATTCCTGTTGATGGTGATGAAGACAGGtatgaattattttataatgccataaaaataccttttcttaaggggaaaaaaccaactttCATGTTATTGTCAGGTGGTTTTTGTAAGttcatattttcagaaagtcaTACTGAAATTACCtgggttcctttttttttttttaagggtaaaAAACATAGCAAAGTGTTTAGGCAAGTAGTGAACTGTACTTGTTCTTAGGCTGTCAGTCTGATTAGTTTTCCTACAAAACAGGTCAGAAAGTAGCCTGAAAGCTGCTTAATGCACAAATAATGTGACTTCTTGCAAATTAAAGACTGAAAACTGTCCTTCTGCACCCAATTGCTCAGTATGCGAGGAAGTCTGTTCTCTCCCCTGAATGCATTGTAAAGCACTCAAATGACAGCCAGCTTAAAATGGATTTATCAACACCACTATATTGCGGTGttgttaaaaatagaagtgtAGTGCTATCTCAGGGCCATCAGGTGAGGTATCTTGGAAAACTTCAAGGCTTATAACAGCAGGATAAAAATTAAGAATCTGTGTTATGTTTGCACTTGATGGTATCAGTTAATAAGGAAAGTACTTGCATCTGGATATGAATTTTTATGCCCTCACACAGTGAAAGCTCTACAGGTAATGGTCCTttgcattggaaaaaaaatg from Aquila chrysaetos chrysaetos chromosome 10, bAquChr1.4, whole genome shotgun sequence harbors:
- the TSC22D2 gene encoding TSC22 domain family protein 2 isoform X2; the protein is MSKMPAKKKSCFQITSVTTAQVASSITEDTESLDDPDESRTEDVSSEIFDVSRATDYGPEDVCERSSSEETLNNVGEAETPGSVSPNLLLDGQLAVAAGGVAAVLPAVAPNGGAVPKSSAVPLPAAAPGTAVAGGSSAQTPLPSTGPAASVAPGTMSQTVAAACSSRFRVIKLDHGTGEPYRRGRWTCMEYYDRDSDGGGVLGRTGDCIRHSSTFEQAAQERDSGLGATGGSVVVSAVPASAHGPDSIADSSLTAVSQLFQTEKMNQSSLQQPNFVIGQQQQPQQPIGGAMPQSTAQPMFSGASVANQQMMVPQQSQPQVNTQGVAQAGPNGKGMAPPNVTIGQPSIPVAQQQVQQANIPVTQPQQFAYSQSQIPPVHLLPTQPSGQTEYMQHMTIMQSQGAIQQATGSVPSTVASSLPVGQVTGQNPSPVGAPVMGVSAQPGEAVGQGSGLMQSGQTQASQTAVPQPGGVVQQGIGHTGVVQQKSVTQHQMGGSSQVSGMPGAPHAVVSGVQNVPAVVPGTSVPSVSTTTSVTMPNVPVTLVQSQLTSHTSVSRSTGVVQPQHVGHSLMQGSPNVPANLPQSNLGQFQTQAQSLVGQIDDTRRKSEPLPQPPLSLIAENKPLVKPPIPDSLANPLQLPASTPMNSLASSVFGISIPVDGDEDSASGASVVAIDNKIEQAMDLVKSHLMYAVREEVEVLKEQIKELVERNSLLERENALLKSLSNSDQLSQLSTQQANPSSTSQAQTVIAQPPQPTQPPQQPNVSSA
- the TSC22D2 gene encoding TSC22 domain family protein 2 isoform X3; the encoded protein is MSKMPAKKKSCFQITSVTTAQVASSITEDTESLDDPDESRTEDVSSEIFDVSRATDYGPEDVCERSSSEETLNNVGEAETPGSVSPNLLLDGQLAVAAGGVAAVLPAVAPNGGAVPKSSAVPLPAAAPGTAVAGGSSAQTPLPSTGPAASVAPGTMSQTVAAACSSRFRVIKLDHGTGEPYRRGRWTCMEYYDRDSDGGGVLGRTGDCIRHSSTFEQAAQERDSGLGATGGSVVVSAVPASAHGPDSIADSSLTAVSQLFQTEKMNQSSLQQPNFVIGQQQQPQQPIGGAMPQSTAQPMFSGASVANQQMMVPQQSQPQVNTQGVAQAGPNGKGMAPPNVTIGQPSIPVAQQQVQQANIPVTQPQQFAYSQSQIPPVHLLPTQPSGQTEYMQHMTIMQSQGAIQQATGSVPSTVASSLPVGQVTGQNPSPVGAPVMGVSAQPGEAVGQGSGLMQSGQTQASQTAVPQPGGVVQQGIGHTGVVQQKSVTQHQMGGSSQVSGMPGAPHAVVSGVQNVPAVVPGTSVPSVSTTTSVTMPNVPVTLVQSQLTSHTSVSRSTGVVQPQHVGHSLMQGSPNVPANLPQSNLGQFQTQAQSLVGQIDDTRRKSEPLPQPPLSLIAENKPLVKPPIPDSLANPLQLPASTPMNSLASSVFGISIPVDGDEDRPLLQLGKIFLNSIPAVQSACRSFAGVKIVCTPLSKSWIKVSYNTLGGDPWRALFDASFHSSTEPLESHVCRCIWCKRCCH
- the TSC22D2 gene encoding TSC22 domain family protein 2 isoform X4; the protein is MSKMPAKKKSCFQITSVTTAQVASSITEDTESLDDPDESRTEDVSSEIFDVSRATDYGPEDVCERSSSEETLNNVGEAETPGSVSPNLLLDGQLAVAAGGVAAVLPAVAPNGGAVPKSSAVPLPAAAPGTAVAGGSSAQTPLPSTGPAASVAPGTMSQTVAAACSSRFRVIKLDHGTGEPYRRGRWTCMEYYDRDSDGGGVLGRTGDCIRHSSTFEQAAQERDSGLGATGGSVVVSAVPASAHGPDSIADSSLTAVSQLFQTEKMNQSSLQQPNFVIGQQQQPQQPIGGAMPQSTAQPMFSGASVANQQMMVPQQSQPQVNTQGVAQAGPNGKGMAPPNVTIGQPSIPVAQQQVQQANIPVTQPQQFAYSQSQIPPVHLLPTQPSGQTEYMQHMTIMQSQGAIQQATGSVPSTVASSLPVGQVTGQNPSPVGAPVMGVSAQPGEAVGQGSGLMQSGQTQASQTAVPQPGGVVQQGIGHTGVVQQKSVTQHQMGGSSQVSGMPGAPHAVVSGVQNVPAVVPGTSVPSVSTTTSVTMPNVPVTLVQSQLTSHTSVSRSTGVVQPQHVGHSLMQGSPNVPANLPQSNLGQFQTQAQSLVGQIDDTRRKSEPLPQPPLSLIAENKPLVKPPIPDSLANPLQLPASTPMNSLASSVFGISIPVDGDEDSESSTGNGPLHWKKNGHHLLGQRCRHSGKYNLTESVNCILPSVPFQQVTRVKDLLG
- the TSC22D2 gene encoding TSC22 domain family protein 2 isoform X5; this encodes MSKMPAKKKSCFQITSVTTAQVASSITEDTESLDDPDESRTEDVSSEIFDVSRATDYGPEDVCERSSSEETLNNVGEAETPGSVSPNLLLDGQLAVAAGGVAAVLPAVAPNGGAVPKSSAVPLPAAAPGTAVAGGSSAQTPLPSTGPAASVAPGTMSQTVAAACSSRFRVIKLDHGTGEPYRRGRWTCMEYYDRDSDGGGVLGRTGDCIRHSSTFEQAAQERDSGLGATGGSVVVSAVPASAHGPDSIADSSLTAVSQLFQTEKMNQSSLQQPNFVIGQQQQPQQPIGGAMPQSTAQPMFSGASVANQQMMVPQQSQPQVNTQGVAQAGPNGKGMAPPNVTIGQPSIPVAQQQVQQANIPVTQPQQFAYSQSQIPPVHLLPTQPSGQTEYMQHMTIMQSQGAIQQATGSVPSTVASSLPVGQVTGQNPSPVGAPVMGVSAQPGEAVGQGSGLMQSGQTQASQTAVPQPGGVVQQGIGHTGVVQQKSVTQHQMGGSSQVSGMPGAPHAVVSGVQNVPAVVPGTSVPSVSTTTSVTMPNVPVTLVQSQLTSHTSVSRSTGVVQPQHVGHSLMQGSPNVPANLPQSNLGQFQTQAQSLVGQIDDTRRKSEPLPQPPLSLIAENKPLVKPPIPDSLANPLQLPASTPMNSLASSVFGISIPVDGDEDRNPSTAFYQAFHFNKLRESKTFWDRYECFSMECIHAECIWCKRCCH
- the TSC22D2 gene encoding TSC22 domain family protein 2 isoform X6 yields the protein MSKMPAKKKSCFQITSVTTAQVASSITEDTESLDDPDESRTEDVSSEIFDVSRATDYGPEDVCERSSSEETLNNVGEAETPGSVSPNLLLDGQLAVAAGGVAAVLPAVAPNGGAVPKSSAVPLPAAAPGTAVAGGSSAQTPLPSTGPAASVAPGTMSQTVAAACSSRFRVIKLDHGTGEPYRRGRWTCMEYYDRDSDGGGVLGRTGDCIRHSSTFEQAAQERDSGLGATGGSVVVSAVPASAHGPDSIADSSLTAVSQLFQTEKMNQSSLQQPNFVIGQQQQPQQPIGGAMPQSTAQPMFSGASVANQQMMVPQQSQPQVNTQGVAQAGPNGKGMAPPNVTIGQPSIPVAQQQVQQANIPVTQPQQFAYSQSQIPPVHLLPTQPSGQTEYMQHMTIMQSQGAIQQATGSVPSTVASSLPVGQVTGQNPSPVGAPVMGVSAQPGEAVGQGSGLMQSGQTQASQTAVPQPGGVVQQGIGHTGVVQQKSVTQHQMGGSSQVSGMPGAPHAVVSGVQNVPAVVPGTSVPSVSTTTSVTMPNVPVTLVQSQLTSHTSVSRSTGVVQPQHVGHSLMQGSPNVPANLPQSNLGQFQTQAQSLVGQIDDTRRKSEPLPQPPLSLIAENKPLVKPPIPDSLANPLQLPASTPMNSLASSVFGISIPVDGDEDSESSTGNGPLHWKKNGHHLLGQRCRHSGKYNLTCIWCKRCCH
- the TSC22D2 gene encoding TSC22 domain family protein 2 isoform X1 translates to MSKMPAKKKSCFQITSVTTAQVASSITEDTESLDDPDESRTEDVSSEIFDVSRATDYGPEDVCERSSSEETLNNVGEAETPGSVSPNLLLDGQLAVAAGGVAAVLPAVAPNGGAVPKSSAVPLPAAAPGTAVAGGSSAQTPLPSTGPAASVAPGTMSQTVAAACSSRFRVIKLDHGTGEPYRRGRWTCMEYYDRDSDGGGVLGRTGDCIRHSSTFEQAAQERDSGLGATGGSVVVSAVPASAHGPDSIADSSLTAVSQLFQTEKMNQSSLQQPNFVIGQQQQPQQPIGGAMPQSTAQPMFSGASVANQQMMVPQQSQPQVNTQGVAQAGPNGKGMAPPNVTIGQPSIPVAQQQVQQANIPVTQPQQFAYSQSQIPPVHLLPTQPSGQTEYMQHMTIMQSQGAIQQATGSVPSTVASSLPVGQVTGQNPSPVGAPVMGVSAQPGEAVGQGSGLMQSGQTQASQTAVPQPGGVVQQGIGHTGVVQQKSVTQHQMGGSSQVSGMPGAPHAVVSGVQNVPAVVPGTSVPSVSTTTSVTMPNVPVTLVQSQLTSHTSVSRSTGVVQPQHVGHSLMQGSPNVPANLPQSNLGQFQTQAQSLVGQIDDTRRKSEPLPQPPLSLIAENKPLVKPPIPDSLANPLQLPASTPMNSLASSVFGISIPVDGDEDRNPSTAFYQAFHFNKLRESKTFWDSASGASVVAIDNKIEQAMDLVKSHLMYAVREEVEVLKEQIKELVERNSLLERENALLKSLSNSDQLSQLSTQQANPSSTSQAQTVIAQPPQPTQPPQQPNVSSA